GAGAGTGGGGGGCTATGTTGTTCTGATGTTACTCATTGTACTTTCTATGTTCGATGTGATCAATATGAAAACTAATCTTTgtaaaaacttttcatttacaGACCATCCTGACTTAGATCACCATCACCACCATCATCCCCTGCATCGTGCCCTTCATCAGACACCCAAAATGCACCACAAACATCACAGGCGAAAAAGAAGAAAACGCACAACAAACCTTCCAAAAAACCCTCCTCCCCCTTCCCTCCTACCTATGGCTGGAAACAACATAACAGTTGGCAAGTTGAATTAACTATTTTGACCTTAAAGGCTTATTTTTCTatcttattcactgtatccccatagttagataagtgcatacatactcctttcatctctgtgcgtgccgtaactctgtctgatgcacccaccgctagcttagctttgCACAATGActtgaagtaaatggctccagctagcatgctgctcccaataagtgacaaaataatgccaactttttcctatttatatgttgtgatttgtatagtcacaacatgtacaaataacaaggtcatgtgagacacagccatctatTAATCCCaacatacagggaactatattctcagaaggcaaagCCCGGCTACTTGGGTGCAGTGATTTGCTAGCAGCACCTGAGAAACCCccggtgaggagcagagagttcggtcagagttgtgcagtTACTCCCCCCAAGTAGCAAGTGCTtcaccttctgagaatatagttcccagtatgtatactgttaaaagatggctgtgtcatgaccttgttgtttgtacacggtgtgactaaacaaatcacaacacataaataggaaaatgttgctgttattttgtcacttattgggagcagcatgctagctggagccatttacttcaagTCTTTATGCTCAGATaggctagcgggggctgcgtcagacagagttacggcacgcacagagatgaaggGGTATGTATGCACTTATCTAACTGTGAATGagctaaaatcccaaaaagtcagcgtgttcctttaagtttccaTATGTCCATTagaaaattaaagggatagttcacccaaaaatgaaaaataatgtcattaaggactcaccctcatgtcgttccaaacttgtaagacctccgaTGTTTTATGTTtggtccgagagctttctggcCCTACATTGGGGGTCTGTGCACGGTgtgctgtccatgtccagagAGATAGTGAAGGGCATAATCAGGGTTGCCATTTGGCATCGGTGGGTCAGTTGGAGTGTGTTGAGGCATCCAAAGGACATCTTGGTCCAAAAACGACAAATTTATTCAGCACTCTCTTCCATGTCTATTGTGTAGCGCATGTGTCTGACTAAAGTCTTGTGACGCAGATGgcgtgttatcctcagatatgtttgtgaatttttttcacatttacagcATTCGTCTCCCTccgactgtaaacgaagctcgggcgcacaaaaaaaaagcGGGGACGCACCTAATAACACATCAGCCACGTTGTACGtcagctgcgtcactgcagtcatgtgactttagtctcgtgcgCGTTCAAAACagaaccggaagagaagacaatgctgaatgatgtcgtaattttgttatttttggaccaaggtgtattttcgatgcttcaacacattttaacatacccactgatgtcaaatggctactttgatgatgtttttttattacctcTCTGTTCCTGGACAGCACACCGTGCACAGACCCTCAATGGAGGGCCAGAAAGCTCCCAGACCAAATCTAAAATATCTTGAACTGTGtttcgaagatgaacggaggtcttaccctcatgtcgttccaaactcgtgagtcattaattacattgttttcatttttgggtgaactctccCTTTAATTACATGCTCATACTTGTAATTATGCCTGATAAGAATTTGTAATCTTTGTGTTTAAACCTTTTTCGAATTTTAATCCTTGTTTTTAAATGGCCATGACAGTGACAAAAAGGAAGCAGCCTTCTCTAGCCCACCCAAGTTTCCATCAAAGGAGCAAGCCTAGTAAGACATTTTATGTGTATAATGCTGCACTTCTCATACAGCGAATATCAGATGTAGATATCTAAGGTGCAAATCTTATGGTTGATGTGCCTTTTTGATCATCTTTCTGTTGTAACCTTTTTTAATCTTCTTGAAGTGTCAGTAAGAAGAAAGCTGGCTAACCCTCCCACCCCTTGTTTAACTCCTCCAGCCCATCCCACATCATTGTAGAGTGAAGGTAAGTGTACCCTATATAGTAAAATGTACTCCACAGGTCCACAGCACATACCATAGTTTGATGTTCAAGATATATGATTtttgagtttatattagtagtGTGATCAGTAAACCAAGGTTTTCTGTCTTTCCAAGAGACTGCGGTTAATATTCAGAAAGAGGCGCAGAGAACTGAAGGCTTTCCTGACTGTAAGCCATTTAAAACGCAGACAATGAAAACActgacacgtgtgtgtgtgtgtgtgtagaaatGTGTGGCAATTACTCAGCCCACTGACATTAGTTTATCTAATTGTGATAAACTTGACTTACTGTTCACTCCAATAATTtcgtttttctgtattttctagtGACACCGAATAATAACGAAGGCCTGTGTGCTTTGCAGCAGCCTCCACGTCACCCTCTTCCAGGGCTCCGTCAGAGGACTAACGATAGTAAGATATTTTACATGTAATGTATGAATCTGCACTTTTTACTCAGAACATCATACTGAGGTAGTAAAAGAATAAATTTCAGAATAATTCAATAGCAAATGAATTAGGGCAAGATTTTAAAATCAAGCTGGATCTGggccatttgtgttttttccattTAAGTGATTACATCAGTGAATGAGGACCTTCTTCGTACTGAATGTAAGTTTCCGTTAAATATGTGAtgcatagacccttttacagcccacgtgatcaaatagtttGTGCGCGCATTTCGGCAACGGAAGTGTTGTTGTTCGCCAGttgttctaacgtgttagcaactcagaaagtttattaaaacggtttcccagcatcaaaatgtctggttgttgcgtttggttgtactaatataatatactaatatacgtatatataaagagtttggtcccaaataaacgccatttttgaaaaaaatgagttgctgccagaatcagtattatatcaggtcaatattaaaaagtaaattcttaattttaagcaaaatccaatatacgccgttttattctgtcatcttttctcccttttttcccaaaatgcaataaacgccactcctccttttctacagaaagccataaatccgctccacagtTTGCAGCGCACCattgcaatgtaaacaaacaatggcggcgcgttgagtacacggaatactagttttcctcatctactttgtacttcgtgatcaacaaacaaacaaaaacaaaataatactttaatagcattgataaacctgtgatggttttctgtgacgggaaagaaacgtaagccatcaacatctaataatttacgcaagagacactcgggagacgggtgcttgtttgcccgggccgacaacatcaagtttctgtcatgcaaacacattgaccccaggggatcttatgaaaaactttccataattttactcaaagtcaacgaaaatcgagcaggaccaaaacattttacagctgatcgctgtgaaacaCGTTAAGCGACGatgtcaagtataaccgcatcaatgacagtgttcttaatatcacaaagtaagtgttttgattaatgccattaatgtttatatttttaattggtgtgtacaactagtcaactaaatgaataacatggcaaagatgaatgcacatttataaaggctattgattcaatagatttatagcattttgaataaaaacttgtcatgaatttattgcattttgtggaaaaaagaatctgtttttataataaatctttgaaaatcaagttatggatttgaaatttttttatgttattataacctaaagatgctatgtgaaagtttgtaacagaaaatagtggttttcatcttgtcactttcttggtatagaaaacacgtttttaacaaaatttgtcaaaatggatttattgggttttggaaccaaactcttcatatgtatctggccactttatatttggccatctgctaacgtcttctatccactccactatagtacacggatctggtagatgtcaactttttaaaataactttctctgtctgtgttacttcactgctgattcttgccatacttccgttgccaaactgctcgtgcatacgttgccacgtcaccattgtgtacaaacagtaaaagggtccaTTGGgtcttttactgtttgtacacaactTGTGGCTGTAAGCGCACTTGAAAAGTTTGAGAGCAAAAAGCCTACATACTGTTTAGCAGTTTCACAATctaattttatcatttcatagtGACAACCGTTAATTGGCAGCAGGAAGATGAATATGAAGGGCTGGGCTCTCCTGAACATAAGCTGTTTAGCATGCAGATCAAGAACACACTGagacaggcacacacacacaatacacagcgcacacacagcacagtCCTACATAAAATGGGGaatgacaaaaatgacagaaaaagttTTAGAACCACTGCTGTGGGGTCACTTATTTAGCTCTGTTAGTTGGACCTGGGTGATGCTGTTCTTTGTGTAACGGGACTTTTTCTGTATTTCCTAGTGCCACAAGATGATTGGCAGCAAGACACACCCAGTGATGAAGGGATGTGCTCTCCTTAAATCACAGCCTATTCATCAGGTACTCCTGAGTAAGTCCTACAATGTGTTGAAAcaacatgattttattttttgcaaaatgctCTGACTTTTCTGAATTGTCTTTTTAGAAACCATCCACGAAGATATATAGACTTTTGTgctgtcttatttttttctgttgcttattacattattacatttttttaggtgCTGTGTTAAGAAATCCTGCCTACAAAGTTCCACTGAGGCTGATATAAAGATGACTGTGAGAAACTGGCTGCGGCTGTCTGAGCAGAGACAGGAATGGGGGCGGCAAAGGCGGGACAAGCAAGcatcttaagtgaaataattGATTGGACTGATTCTGGAGTATGACTTATTCTGGAGGgaatttcttatttttgttgcagtttgctaTGGGACGGTTTcaaggacagggattagactagttctagactaaaataaatgtaagagctgtccaaactgaaaacaacttgcactgacatatcataaaatacatcagt
This is a stretch of genomic DNA from Misgurnus anguillicaudatus chromosome 7, ASM2758022v2, whole genome shotgun sequence. It encodes these proteins:
- the LOC129428920 gene encoding uncharacterized protein isoform X1, which produces MLVLLVLIPDSTFSLTDVGNWRAPAAKCRLGFFPCTQNKSRWVNDRRDESAAGDRQRNREQPLCRPRLFFSSLDLRSCWSTSSRQCKREDHPDLDHHHHHHPLHRALHQTPKMHHKHHRRKRRKRTTNLPKNPPPPSLLPMAGNNITVVTPNNNEGLCALQQPPRHPLPGLRQRTNDMITSVNEDLLRTELPQDDWQQDTPSDEGMCSP
- the LOC129428920 gene encoding uncharacterized protein isoform X2, with product MLVLLVLIPDSTFSLTDVGNWRAPAAKCRLGFFPCTQNKSRWVNDRRDESAAGDRQRNREQPLCRPRLFFSSLDLRSCWSTSSRQCKREDHPDLDHHHHHHPLHRALHQTPKMHHKHHRRKRRKRTTNLPKNPPPPSLLPMAGNNITVVTPNNNEGLCALQQPPRHPLPGLRQRTNDMPQDDWQQDTPSDEGMCSP